In one Pseudomonas sp. SCA2728.1_7 genomic region, the following are encoded:
- the pcaH gene encoding protocatechuate 3,4-dioxygenase subunit beta has translation MSDKPGYRRPQEGTQPEYLHPTYQSTNLRSPSKPLVFLPHSLSEITGPTIGAERVGDTDNDLTAQHAGEPQGERIIVHGRVLDENGLPVPGILVEIWQANAAGRYNHKRDLHDAPLDPNFTGTGRTVTDADGWYQFQTIKPGAYPWGNHHNAWRPAHIHFSLFGPSILTRLVTQMYFPGDPLLAYDPIYNCVPDTSAKERLIASFDLEKTIPSYALGYRWDIVLRGREATPMEK, from the coding sequence ATGTCTGACAAGCCTGGTTACCGTCGTCCGCAGGAAGGCACTCAGCCTGAGTATCTGCACCCGACGTATCAATCCACCAACCTGCGCTCGCCGTCGAAGCCGTTGGTGTTTCTGCCGCACTCGCTGTCGGAAATCACCGGCCCGACCATCGGCGCCGAGCGTGTGGGCGACACCGATAACGACCTGACCGCACAGCATGCAGGCGAGCCGCAAGGTGAGCGCATCATCGTTCACGGCCGCGTGCTCGACGAAAACGGTCTGCCGGTGCCGGGAATTCTGGTGGAAATCTGGCAGGCCAACGCCGCCGGCCGCTACAACCACAAGCGCGACCTGCACGATGCGCCGCTGGACCCGAACTTCACCGGCACCGGCCGCACCGTCACCGATGCTGACGGCTGGTATCAGTTCCAGACCATCAAGCCCGGCGCCTACCCGTGGGGCAACCACCACAACGCCTGGCGCCCGGCGCACATCCACTTTTCGCTGTTCGGGCCGAGCATTCTTACGCGCCTGGTCACGCAAATGTATTTCCCGGGCGATCCGCTGCTGGCCTACGACCCGATCTACAACTGCGTGCCGGACACTTCGGCCAAGGAACGCCTGATCGCCAGTTTCGATCTGGAAAAAACCATTCCGTCCTACGCCCTCGGTTATCGTTGGGACATCGTGCTGCGCGGGCGTGAAGCCACGCCGATGGAGAAATAA
- a CDS encoding MFS family transporter — translation MTTTTSHYSGEERSKRIFAIVGASSGNLVEWFDFYVYAFCAIYFAPAFFPSDNPTVQLVNTAGVFAAGFLMRPIGGWIFGRVADKHGRKNSMLISILMMCFGSLLIACLPTYKDIGVWAPVLLLFARLLQGLSVGGEYGTTATYMSEVALKGQRGFFASFQYVTLIGGQLLAVSLVVVLQQFLTEEDLRAYGWRIPFVVGAVAALISLFLRRSLKETTNKETREHKDAGSIAALFRDHKAAFITVLGYTAGGSLIFYTFTTYMQKYLVNTAGMHAKTASYIMTGALFLYMCMQPLFGMLADKIGRRNSMLWFGALGTLFTVPILLSLKSVSSPFLAFVLITVALAIVSFYTSISGLVKAEMFPPEVRALGVGLAYAVANAIFGGSAEFVALSLKNIGMENSFYWYVTAMMAIAFLFSLRLPKQAAYLHHDL, via the coding sequence ATGACAACCACCACCTCCCATTACAGCGGTGAAGAGCGCAGCAAGCGCATCTTTGCCATTGTCGGCGCCTCGTCCGGCAACCTTGTCGAATGGTTCGACTTCTACGTCTACGCCTTCTGCGCGATCTATTTCGCCCCGGCGTTTTTCCCCTCCGACAACCCGACGGTGCAACTGGTCAACACCGCTGGCGTGTTCGCCGCCGGCTTCCTTATGCGTCCGATCGGTGGCTGGATTTTCGGCCGGGTTGCCGACAAGCACGGGCGCAAGAATTCGATGCTCATCTCGATTCTGATGATGTGCTTCGGCTCGTTGCTGATCGCCTGCCTGCCGACCTATAAGGACATCGGCGTCTGGGCGCCGGTCTTGCTGTTGTTCGCACGCTTGCTGCAAGGCCTGTCGGTCGGCGGCGAGTACGGCACCACCGCCACCTACATGAGCGAAGTCGCCCTCAAGGGCCAGCGCGGATTTTTCGCCTCGTTCCAGTACGTGACGCTGATCGGCGGGCAACTACTGGCGGTGTCGCTGGTAGTAGTGCTGCAGCAATTCCTTACCGAAGAAGACCTGCGCGCCTACGGCTGGCGGATTCCGTTTGTGGTCGGTGCGGTGGCGGCATTGATTTCGCTGTTCCTGCGTCGCAGCCTGAAAGAAACCACCAACAAGGAAACCCGCGAACACAAAGACGCTGGCAGCATCGCCGCGCTGTTCCGCGATCACAAAGCCGCGTTCATTACCGTGCTCGGTTACACCGCCGGTGGCTCGCTGATTTTCTACACTTTCACCACCTACATGCAGAAGTACCTGGTGAACACCGCCGGTATGCACGCCAAGACCGCCAGCTACATCATGACCGGCGCGCTGTTCCTGTATATGTGCATGCAGCCGCTGTTCGGCATGCTCGCTGACAAGATCGGTCGACGTAATTCGATGCTCTGGTTCGGCGCGCTCGGTACGCTGTTTACCGTGCCGATTCTGCTGAGCCTGAAAAGCGTCAGCAGCCCGTTCCTCGCCTTTGTGCTGATCACCGTGGCGCTGGCGATTGTCAGTTTCTACACCTCGATCAGCGGTCTGGTAAAAGCTGAAATGTTCCCGCCGGAAGTCCGCGCCCTCGGTGTCGGTCTGGCCTATGCGGTGGCGAATGCGATCTTCGGTGGCTCGGCGGAATTCGTCGCCCTGAGCCTGAAGAACATCGGCATGGAAAACTCCTTCTACTGGTACGTGACGGCGATGATGGCGATCGCCTTCCTGTTCAGTCTGCGCTTGCCGAAACAGGCGGCGTATTTGCACCACGATCTCTAA
- the pcaR gene encoding pca regulon transcriptional regulator PcaR: protein MNDQMRNSFTSVAPPIVASPAKRIQALTGDPDFMTSLARGLAVVQAFQERKRHLTIAQISHRTEIPRAAVRRCLHTLIKLGYATTDGRTYSLLPKVLTLGHAYLSSTPLAVSAQPYLDRMSEQLHEACNMATLEGDDILYIARSATTQRLISVDLSVGGRLPAYCTSMGRILLAALDDTSLREYLDHAELVAKTSRTIHTPDALLECLQEVRQQGWCIVDQELEQGLRSIAVPVYDASGQVVAALNVSTHAGRVSRTELEQRFLPGLLSASRDLSAQLFA, encoded by the coding sequence ATGAACGATCAAATGCGCAACTCTTTCACCTCCGTGGCGCCGCCGATCGTCGCCTCGCCGGCCAAACGCATCCAGGCGCTGACCGGTGATCCGGACTTCATGACCTCGCTGGCCCGGGGCCTGGCGGTGGTGCAGGCGTTTCAAGAGCGCAAACGCCATCTGACCATCGCCCAAATCAGTCACCGCACGGAAATTCCCCGCGCCGCCGTGCGCCGTTGCCTGCATACCTTGATCAAACTCGGCTACGCCACCACGGATGGTCGCACCTACTCATTGCTGCCCAAAGTGCTGACCCTCGGCCACGCCTATCTGTCGTCGACGCCGTTGGCAGTGTCCGCCCAGCCGTACCTCGACCGCATGAGCGAGCAACTGCACGAAGCCTGCAACATGGCCACGCTCGAAGGCGACGACATTCTCTACATCGCCCGCTCGGCAACCACCCAGCGGTTGATTTCGGTGGATCTGTCGGTGGGCGGTCGTTTGCCGGCGTACTGCACGTCGATGGGGCGGATCCTGCTGGCGGCACTGGACGACACGTCCTTGCGTGAATACCTCGATCACGCCGAACTGGTCGCCAAGACCAGTCGCACGATCCATACACCCGACGCGTTGCTCGAATGCCTGCAGGAAGTGCGGCAGCAGGGCTGGTGCATCGTCGATCAGGAACTGGAACAGGGCCTGCGATCGATTGCCGTGCCGGTCTACGACGCTTCCGGTCAGGTGGTGGCGGCGCTCAACGTCAGCACCCACGCTGGTCGCGTCAGCCGTACCGAGCTTGAGCAGCGCTTCCTGCCGGGCCTGCTCAGTGCCAGTCGCGACTTGAGTGCGCAGTTGTTTGCCTGA
- a CDS encoding CoA transferase subunit A yields the protein MAEILSLHDAVKQFVNDGDTVALEGFTHLIPTAAGHEIIRQGKKDLTLVRMTPDLIYDQLIGAGCARKLIFSWGGNPGVGSLHRLRDAVEKQWPHALEIEEHSHADLANAYVAGASGLPFAVLRAYAGSDLPKVNPLIKTVTCPFTGEVLAAVPSVRPDVTVIHAQKADRQGNVLLWGILGVQKEAALAAKRCIVTVEEIVDDLKAPMNACVLPTWALSAVCHVPGGAHPSYAHGYTERDNRFYQAWDPIARDRETFTAWINEYIHGCADFSAFQAKLAAASEAK from the coding sequence ATGGCTGAGATCCTTTCGCTGCACGACGCGGTGAAGCAATTCGTCAACGACGGTGACACCGTCGCACTCGAAGGCTTCACTCACTTGATCCCTACGGCAGCGGGTCATGAAATCATTCGTCAGGGCAAGAAAGATCTGACGCTGGTGCGGATGACGCCTGACTTGATCTACGACCAACTGATCGGTGCCGGTTGCGCACGCAAACTGATTTTCTCCTGGGGCGGCAACCCGGGTGTCGGTTCGCTGCACCGTCTGCGTGACGCGGTCGAGAAGCAATGGCCGCACGCTCTCGAAATCGAAGAGCACAGCCACGCTGACCTGGCGAATGCCTACGTTGCTGGCGCGTCCGGCCTGCCATTCGCGGTGCTGCGCGCTTACGCCGGCTCTGACCTGCCGAAGGTCAATCCACTGATCAAAACCGTGACCTGCCCGTTCACCGGTGAAGTGCTGGCGGCGGTGCCGTCGGTGCGCCCGGACGTGACCGTGATCCACGCACAGAAAGCCGACCGCCAAGGCAACGTGTTGCTGTGGGGCATTCTCGGTGTGCAGAAAGAAGCGGCACTGGCGGCCAAGCGCTGCATCGTCACCGTCGAAGAAATCGTCGACGACCTCAAGGCACCGATGAACGCCTGCGTACTGCCGACCTGGGCCTTGAGCGCGGTCTGCCACGTACCCGGTGGCGCGCATCCGTCCTACGCCCACGGTTACACCGAGCGCGACAATCGTTTCTATCAGGCGTGGGATCCGATCGCCCGCGACCGTGAGACGTTTACCGCGTGGATCAACGAATACATCCATGGCTGCGCTGACTTCAGCGCGTTCCAGGCCAAGTTGGCCGCTGCTTCGGAGGCCAAGTAA
- the pcaG gene encoding protocatechuate 3,4-dioxygenase subunit alpha, which yields MTLTATTSHTVGPYYHIGLTWLNRENLTVEQTLGERVAITGQVVDGNGDVVNDAMLEVWQANAAGKYDHPEDEQDKPLDPNFEGFGRVPVDAEGRFRFTTIKPGTVEGLKGSTQAPHLVVLVFARGLVKHLLTRIYFEGELANVDDPLLECVPAERRSTLLAKQDASGVYQWNVILQGTDAETVFFDY from the coding sequence ATGACGCTGACTGCGACCACGTCCCACACCGTCGGGCCGTACTACCACATCGGCCTGACCTGGCTGAACCGCGAAAACCTCACCGTCGAGCAGACCCTCGGCGAGCGCGTGGCGATCACCGGGCAAGTGGTGGATGGCAACGGCGATGTCGTCAACGACGCCATGCTTGAAGTCTGGCAGGCGAATGCCGCCGGCAAATACGACCACCCGGAAGACGAGCAGGACAAACCGCTCGATCCGAACTTTGAAGGCTTTGGCCGGGTGCCGGTGGATGCGGAAGGGCGCTTCCGTTTCACCACGATCAAACCGGGCACGGTTGAAGGGCTGAAGGGCTCGACCCAGGCACCGCATCTGGTGGTGCTGGTGTTTGCGCGCGGGTTGGTGAAGCATTTGCTGACGCGAATCTACTTTGAAGGCGAGCTGGCGAACGTTGATGATCCGCTGCTTGAGTGCGTGCCGGCTGAGCGTCGCAGTACGTTGCTGGCCAAGCAGGACGCCTCGGGTGTTTACCAGTGGAATGTGATTCTGCAAGGCACTGATGCCGAGACGGTGTTCTTCGATTACTGA
- a CDS encoding CoA-transferase subunit beta, with product MTYTTNEMMTVAAARRLKNGSVCFVGIGLPSKAANLARLTSSPDVVLIYESGPIGAKPSVLPLSIGDGELAETADTVVPTGEIFRYWLQGGRIDVGFLGAAQVDRFGNINTTVVGDYFSPKVRLPGAGGAPEIAGSAKSVLIILKQSARSFVDKLDFITSVGHGEGGDSRKRLGLPGAGPVGIITDLCIMEPEEGTHEFVVTALHPGVTREQVVAATGWAIRFADNVESTAEPTEVELTALRDLEARTAAAHGQAPGEA from the coding sequence ATGACTTACACCACCAATGAAATGATGACCGTCGCGGCGGCCCGTCGCCTGAAGAACGGCTCGGTATGCTTCGTCGGTATCGGCCTGCCGTCGAAAGCCGCCAACCTTGCGCGTCTGACCTCGTCGCCGGACGTGGTGCTGATCTACGAATCGGGTCCGATTGGTGCCAAGCCGAGCGTGCTGCCGCTGTCCATTGGTGACGGCGAACTCGCTGAAACCGCTGACACTGTCGTGCCGACCGGTGAGATTTTTCGCTACTGGTTGCAGGGCGGGCGCATCGACGTCGGTTTTCTCGGCGCCGCGCAGGTCGACCGTTTCGGCAACATCAATACCACCGTGGTTGGCGATTACTTCTCGCCAAAAGTGCGTCTGCCGGGTGCCGGTGGCGCGCCGGAGATTGCCGGCTCGGCGAAAAGCGTTTTGATCATCCTTAAACAGTCGGCGCGCTCGTTTGTCGACAAGCTCGATTTCATCACCTCGGTCGGTCACGGCGAGGGCGGCGATTCGCGCAAACGTCTTGGCCTGCCGGGCGCCGGGCCGGTCGGCATCATCACCGACCTGTGCATCATGGAACCGGAAGAGGGCACCCACGAATTTGTGGTCACCGCACTGCACCCGGGCGTGACCCGCGAGCAAGTGGTCGCGGCCACCGGTTGGGCGATCCGTTTTGCTGACAACGTCGAGAGCACTGCGGAGCCGACTGAAGTCGAACTGACCGCGCTGCGCGATCTCGAAGCGCGCACCGCCGCCGCCCACGGCCAGGCCCCGGGAGAAGCATGA
- the pcaF gene encoding 3-oxoadipyl-CoA thiolase, whose product MMRDVYICDAIRTPIGRFGGGLSAVRADDLAAVPIKALMERNPSVDWNAIDEVFLGCANQAGEDNRNVARMALLLAGLPDSVPGVTLNRLCASGMDAIGTAFRAIASGEMELAIAGGVESMSRAPFVMGKADAAFSRNMKLEDTTIGWRFINPLMKAQYGVDAMPQTADNVADDYKVSRADQDAFALRSQQRTAAAQAAGYFAEEIVEVRIAHKKGETVVSQDEHPRADTTIEALTKLKPVNGPDKTVTAGNASGVNDGAAALILASAEAVKKHGLTARAKVLGMASAGVAPRVMGIGPVPAVRKLIERLGVAVSDFDVIELNEAFASQGLAVLRELGLADDAAQVNPNGGAIALGHPLGMSGARLVLTALHQLEKTGGKKGLATMCVGVGQGLALAIERV is encoded by the coding sequence ATGATGCGTGACGTTTATATCTGCGACGCGATTCGCACACCGATCGGCCGTTTCGGCGGCGGTTTGTCCGCCGTCCGCGCCGATGACCTGGCCGCAGTGCCGATCAAAGCCCTGATGGAACGCAATCCCTCGGTGGACTGGAACGCCATCGACGAAGTCTTCCTCGGTTGCGCCAACCAGGCCGGCGAAGACAACCGCAACGTTGCGCGCATGGCGCTGCTGCTGGCCGGCCTGCCGGACAGCGTACCGGGCGTGACCCTCAATCGTCTTTGCGCTTCGGGCATGGACGCGATCGGCACCGCATTCCGGGCGATTGCCAGCGGCGAGATGGAGCTGGCGATTGCCGGTGGCGTCGAATCGATGTCCCGCGCGCCGTTCGTGATGGGCAAGGCTGACGCGGCGTTTTCGCGCAACATGAAGCTGGAAGACACCACCATCGGCTGGCGTTTCATCAACCCGTTGATGAAGGCGCAGTACGGCGTCGACGCGATGCCGCAGACTGCCGACAACGTCGCCGACGACTATAAAGTGTCGCGCGCCGATCAAGACGCTTTTGCTCTACGCAGTCAGCAACGTACCGCCGCCGCGCAGGCTGCGGGCTACTTCGCCGAAGAAATCGTCGAAGTGCGGATCGCCCACAAGAAAGGCGAAACCGTGGTCAGCCAGGACGAACATCCGCGCGCCGATACCACGATCGAAGCGCTGACCAAGCTGAAGCCAGTCAACGGCCCGGACAAAACCGTTACCGCCGGCAATGCTTCCGGTGTCAACGACGGTGCTGCTGCACTGATTCTCGCTTCCGCTGAAGCCGTGAAAAAGCATGGCCTGACCGCCCGCGCCAAAGTGCTCGGCATGGCCAGCGCCGGTGTGGCGCCGCGAGTGATGGGCATCGGCCCGGTGCCGGCGGTGCGCAAATTGATCGAGCGCCTGGGCGTCGCGGTCAGCGATTTCGACGTGATCGAACTCAACGAAGCATTTGCCAGCCAAGGCTTGGCGGTGCTGCGTGAACTGGGTCTGGCCGATGACGCTGCGCAGGTCAACCCGAATGGCGGCGCGATCGCCCTCGGTCACCCGTTGGGCATGAGCGGTGCGCGTCTGGTGTTGACCGCGCTGCATCAGTTGGAAAAGACCGGCGGCAAGAAAGGTCTGGCGACCATGTGCGTCGGTGTCGGCCAAGGTCTGGCCCTGGCCATCGAACGCGTCTGA
- a CDS encoding MFS transporter, whose product MNQPQSAVGNCLDVQTFINAQPISRYQWRVVILCFLIVFLDGLDTAAMGFIAPALSQDWGIDRASLGPVMSAALIGMVFGALGSGPLADRFGRKVVLVGAVVLFGAFSLASAYSTNVEQLLVLRFLTGLGLGAGMPNATTLLSEYTPERKKSLLVTSMFCGFNLGMAGGGFISAKLIPAFGWHSLLLIGGVLPLILAVVLLFWLPESARYLVVRNRGTDKVRKTLAPIDPLTVAQASSFSVPEQKTVKARNVFAVIFSGTYSTGTLLLWLTYFMGLVIVYLLTSWLPTLMRDSGASMEQAAFIGALFQFGGVLSAVAVGWAMDRFNPHKVIGIFYLLAGVFAYAVGQSLGNITLLATLVLVAGMCVNGAQSAMPSLAARFYPTQGRATGVSWMLGIGRFGAILGAWMGATLLGLGWNFEQVLTALVIPAALATAAVLIKGMVSHADAT is encoded by the coding sequence ATGAACCAGCCTCAGTCCGCTGTAGGTAACTGCCTCGACGTGCAGACTTTCATCAATGCCCAACCGATCTCGCGCTATCAGTGGCGGGTGGTGATCCTGTGTTTCCTGATTGTCTTCCTCGATGGCCTCGACACGGCGGCGATGGGCTTTATTGCCCCGGCGCTGTCGCAGGACTGGGGCATCGACCGCGCCAGCCTTGGTCCGGTGATGAGCGCCGCGCTGATCGGCATGGTTTTCGGCGCACTGGGTTCTGGCCCGTTGGCTGACCGCTTCGGGCGAAAAGTCGTACTGGTGGGCGCCGTGGTTCTGTTCGGTGCCTTCAGTCTGGCGTCGGCGTACAGCACCAATGTTGAGCAATTGCTGGTGCTGCGTTTCCTGACCGGTCTGGGTCTGGGGGCGGGGATGCCGAATGCCACAACACTCCTCTCGGAATACACCCCGGAGCGCAAGAAATCGCTGCTGGTGACCAGCATGTTCTGCGGCTTCAACCTCGGCATGGCCGGTGGCGGGTTTATTTCCGCCAAGCTGATTCCGGCGTTCGGCTGGCACAGTCTGTTGCTGATTGGCGGGGTTCTGCCGTTGATCCTCGCCGTGGTGCTGCTGTTCTGGCTGCCAGAGTCGGCGCGCTACCTTGTCGTGCGTAACCGCGGCACTGACAAAGTGCGCAAAACCCTGGCACCGATCGACCCGCTCACCGTCGCCCAAGCCTCCAGTTTCAGCGTGCCTGAACAGAAGACCGTCAAGGCGCGCAACGTGTTTGCGGTGATCTTTTCCGGCACTTACAGCACCGGCACCTTGCTGCTGTGGCTGACCTATTTCATGGGCCTGGTGATCGTTTATCTGCTGACCAGTTGGCTGCCGACGCTGATGCGTGACAGCGGTGCGAGCATGGAACAAGCCGCGTTTATCGGAGCGTTGTTCCAGTTTGGCGGGGTGTTGAGCGCGGTCGCGGTGGGATGGGCGATGGACCGCTTCAATCCGCACAAGGTCATCGGCATTTTCTACCTGCTGGCCGGGGTGTTTGCCTACGCGGTCGGGCAGAGCCTGGGCAACATCACCTTGCTGGCGACTTTGGTACTGGTGGCGGGGATGTGTGTGAACGGTGCGCAATCGGCGATGCCGTCGCTGGCCGCGCGGTTTTATCCGACGCAGGGGCGGGCGACCGGGGTCTCGTGGATGCTCGGGATTGGCCGCTTTGGCGCGATTCTCGGGGCGTGGATGGGCGCGACCTTGTTGGGGCTGGGCTGGAATTTCGAGCAGGTGCTGACGGCGTTGGTGATTCCGGCGGCGTTGGCGACAGCTGCGGTGCTGATCAAGGGCATGGTCAGTCATGCGGATGCGACCTGA
- a CDS encoding 3-carboxy-cis,cis-muconate cycloisomerase — translation MTQRPGNQLFDAYFTARNMREVFCDQGRVQAMLDFEAALARAEARVGLIPSAAVAPIAAACNAGLYDFAALGEAIATAGNSAIPLVKALGKQIAATSAEAERYVHLGATSQDVMDSGLVLQLRQALVLIEDDLAQLADSLAVQAQRHAATPLAGRTWLQHATPVTLGMKIAGWLGAVTRSRQRLRELKPRLLVLQFGGASGTLAALGEQAMPIAQALAEELQLTLPEQPWHTQRDRVVEFGAVLGLIAGSLGKFGRDISLLMQTEAAEVFEPSAPGKGGSSTMPHKRNPVGAAVLIGAATRVPGLVSTLFSAMPQEHERSLGLWHAEWETLPEICCLVSGSLQQARLLAQGLEVDAERMSRNLELTQGLVLAEAVSIVLAQRVGRDTAHHLLEQCCKRAVAEQRHLRAVLGDEPQVTAELSSAELDHLLNPAHYLGQAKTWVERAVAEHNALSD, via the coding sequence ATGACTCAGCGACCGGGCAATCAATTGTTCGATGCCTACTTCACTGCCCGCAATATGCGTGAAGTGTTCTGCGATCAGGGCCGTGTGCAGGCGATGCTCGACTTCGAAGCGGCGCTGGCGCGGGCCGAGGCGCGGGTTGGTCTGATTCCTTCTGCGGCTGTCGCACCGATTGCAGCGGCGTGTAACGCGGGGTTGTATGACTTTGCGGCGCTGGGCGAGGCGATTGCCACGGCCGGCAATTCGGCGATTCCGTTGGTCAAAGCGTTGGGCAAGCAGATTGCCGCGACCAGTGCCGAAGCCGAGCGTTATGTGCATTTGGGGGCGACCAGTCAGGACGTGATGGACTCGGGGCTGGTGCTGCAATTGCGTCAGGCATTGGTGTTGATCGAAGACGATCTGGCGCAACTGGCTGACTCTCTCGCTGTTCAAGCCCAACGCCATGCTGCAACGCCGCTGGCCGGACGCACTTGGTTGCAACACGCGACGCCGGTGACCCTGGGCATGAAAATCGCCGGATGGCTGGGCGCTGTGACTCGCAGCCGTCAGCGCTTGCGCGAACTCAAGCCGCGTTTACTGGTGCTGCAGTTTGGCGGTGCATCGGGGACGCTTGCCGCGTTGGGTGAACAGGCGATGCCGATTGCGCAAGCGTTGGCTGAAGAACTGCAACTGACCTTGCCGGAACAACCGTGGCACACCCAGCGCGATCGCGTGGTCGAGTTTGGCGCGGTGCTCGGTTTGATCGCCGGCAGCCTCGGCAAATTCGGCCGCGACATCAGCCTGTTGATGCAGACCGAAGCCGCTGAGGTTTTCGAGCCTTCAGCGCCGGGCAAGGGTGGTTCGTCGACCATGCCGCACAAACGCAATCCGGTCGGCGCGGCGGTGTTGATCGGCGCAGCGACGCGGGTGCCGGGTCTGGTCTCGACGCTGTTCAGCGCGATGCCGCAGGAACATGAACGCAGTCTCGGCCTGTGGCATGCCGAATGGGAAACCTTGCCGGAGATTTGCTGCCTTGTTTCCGGTTCGCTGCAACAGGCTCGGTTGTTGGCGCAAGGGCTCGAAGTCGACGCTGAACGTATGTCGCGCAATCTCGAACTGACCCAAGGGCTGGTGCTGGCCGAAGCCGTGAGCATCGTCCTCGCCCAGCGGGTCGGCCGCGACACCGCGCATCATCTGCTTGAGCAATGCTGCAAACGCGCGGTGGCCGAGCAGCGTCATTTGCGCGCCGTACTCGGTGACGAACCGCAAGTCACCGCCGAGTTGAGCAGCGCTGAACTCGATCATCTTCTGAACCCCGCCCATTACCTCGGTCAGGCGAAAACCTGGGTCGAGCGCGCGGTGGCCGAACACAACGCATTGTCTGACTGA